Proteins from a genomic interval of Sinobacterium caligoides:
- a CDS encoding ATP-NAD kinase family protein translates to MFKIGLVINPYAGLGGSVGLKGSDGAEVRAEALALGAVSKIGARLQIMLAGLEQYRDRIEFVGFGGVLAGDYLASQGWHCTIIGEPLAEVTTASDTVVAAKALERYGIDLLIFVGGDGTARNVFDAVSEEQPILGLPCGVKMHSGVFAVSPQACAEVVKMLLEGKLVTLGMREVRDIDEQQLRSGRVQSKYYGELLVPEAGRFIQATKVSGREVEELVVADIAAEVIESMTDDTLYIVGPGTTPAEVMAQLGLANTLLGFDLVCDEALLASDVSERQLLQAVEAHAGDIKVVITATGGQGHLIGRGNQQLSAQVLAQLDRSALMIIATKTKVLELEGRPLRIDSSDLQIDRRYSGYYRVICGYRDYIMYQLSGD, encoded by the coding sequence ATGTTTAAAATCGGTTTGGTGATTAACCCTTATGCGGGCCTCGGAGGAAGCGTGGGGCTGAAGGGGAGTGACGGTGCGGAAGTTCGTGCAGAGGCTTTGGCCTTGGGGGCCGTCTCAAAAATTGGAGCGAGGCTGCAGATTATGCTTGCGGGATTGGAGCAGTATCGTGACCGCATCGAGTTTGTGGGGTTCGGCGGTGTATTGGCGGGAGACTATCTCGCATCGCAGGGTTGGCATTGCACAATTATTGGCGAGCCTTTAGCAGAGGTGACGACAGCTAGCGATACGGTTGTGGCGGCGAAGGCGCTGGAGCGATATGGCATTGATCTATTGATATTTGTCGGTGGTGATGGAACGGCACGTAATGTCTTTGATGCGGTTAGTGAGGAGCAGCCTATACTAGGCTTGCCCTGCGGAGTGAAGATGCACTCCGGTGTGTTTGCTGTCTCGCCTCAGGCCTGTGCCGAGGTGGTGAAGATGCTGCTCGAGGGCAAGCTCGTTACGCTGGGGATGCGAGAAGTAAGAGATATCGATGAGCAACAGCTGCGCAGCGGCAGGGTGCAGTCAAAATATTACGGCGAATTGCTAGTGCCAGAGGCAGGACGTTTCATCCAGGCGACAAAGGTGTCTGGACGAGAAGTTGAGGAGTTAGTGGTTGCCGACATTGCCGCAGAGGTTATTGAGTCGATGACTGATGATACGCTGTATATTGTTGGCCCAGGGACTACACCTGCGGAGGTGATGGCTCAGCTGGGGTTAGCGAACACGCTTCTAGGGTTTGATCTGGTTTGCGATGAGGCACTATTGGCGAGTGATGTGAGTGAGCGACAGCTGCTGCAGGCGGTCGAAGCCCATGCCGGGGATATCAAGGTGGTTATCACGGCAACCGGTGGTCAAGGGCATTTGATCGGTCGCGGTAATCAGCAGCTGAGTGCCCAGGTTTTGGCTCAGCTTGATCGCTCGGCGTTGATGATTATTGCAACGAAAACGAAAGTGTTAGAGCTGGAAGGGCGTCCTCTAAGAATAGACTCTTCAGACCTGCAAATAGATCGTCGCTATAGCGGATACTATCGCGTGATCTGCGGTTATCGAGACTACATTATGTATCAGTTGTCGGGCGACTGA
- a CDS encoding class I SAM-dependent methyltransferase — MLSPPLLSVSSNLSAILSVVESSLLQSRRLLHGRGRCYEGLEQVTIDYHPGAVMLTLFAPLEMLDELLAELQGCIDGSNQPQTAMIIQRRFLEGTPSELFCGVLPEPAIARIGDSVFALQYMSKQNIGFFLDMAPGRDWLQQRVSGKKVLNLFSYTCALSVLATRTGATEVINMDMSKAALSVGRQNHLLNDLPAKQHGVQFLAHDIMKSFGKLDKLGPYDIIICDPPSFQKGSFVAEQHYRKLLSRMLPMLAPSAEVLLCLNAPEMSPAFITSLTDELWPGVRFVQRLPEHPDYPEAERDRGLKLLHYINEAVVTA; from the coding sequence ATGCTCAGTCCTCCCCTGTTATCTGTTAGCTCTAATCTCTCGGCAATACTCTCGGTTGTGGAGTCGTCACTGTTGCAAAGTCGGCGCCTGCTACACGGTCGCGGACGTTGTTATGAGGGGCTGGAGCAAGTCACGATAGATTATCACCCCGGAGCGGTAATGCTGACCTTATTTGCACCGCTTGAGATGCTAGATGAGCTGCTGGCAGAGCTACAGGGGTGTATTGATGGTTCAAATCAGCCTCAGACGGCGATGATCATTCAGCGCCGCTTTCTCGAGGGAACCCCCTCTGAGCTGTTTTGTGGCGTCTTGCCGGAGCCGGCGATTGCACGTATCGGTGACTCGGTCTTTGCTTTGCAATATATGAGCAAGCAGAATATCGGTTTTTTCTTGGATATGGCGCCGGGGCGTGATTGGTTACAGCAGCGGGTATCGGGTAAGAAAGTGTTAAACCTCTTCTCTTATACCTGCGCCTTATCTGTGCTGGCAACGCGAACTGGCGCTACCGAAGTGATCAATATGGATATGAGCAAGGCGGCGCTCTCTGTCGGACGTCAGAATCACTTGTTGAATGATTTGCCGGCTAAGCAGCATGGTGTACAGTTCCTTGCCCACGATATTATGAAGTCCTTCGGCAAGCTCGATAAATTGGGCCCCTACGATATTATCATCTGCGATCCGCCATCTTTTCAAAAGGGCAGTTTTGTCGCGGAGCAACACTACCGTAAGTTATTGAGCAGGATGTTGCCGATGTTGGCGCCATCGGCTGAGGTGTTGCTGTGTTTAAACGCACCAGAGATGAGCCCTGCTTTTATCACCTCACTGACCGATGAACTGTGGCCAGGGGTACGTTTCGTGCAGCGTTTGCCGGAGCACCCTGACTATCCTGAGGCAGAGCGAGACCGAGGCCTGAAACTTCTGCATTACATTAACGAGGCAGTGGTGACCGCTTAA
- a CDS encoding 4-phosphoerythronate dehydrogenase, which produces MKIVADENIPLAAELFSSFGEVIKVAGRDVTAAQVADADMLIVRSVTPVNQALLEGSQVKFVGTCTIGTDHVDLEYLRQQGIGFSNAPGCNATSVVEYVLSCFAQLWQRHGIEFLSRRIGIIGLGMVGGSLYRRLQAMGVDCVGYDPLIPQDRFDNMGSLTEVLACDIVCLHTPLTTTGDYPSYHMIGESELKLLNKGAVLLNAGRGGVIDNKALLAHLQHQRDLHVILDVFEGEPSIDLRLFPYLEVATPHIAGYSFDGKVTGTSMIFEAACRHFSCDEGKGAEGLIGAASLSHQAQSVLACSEGLYAAIYALTQGVYPVLEDDRRCREALLAAERRGEVAVAFDGLRKNYPERRQWRGLAVETPEALTAAERHVFAALGVSLAGEATGVSQ; this is translated from the coding sequence ATGAAAATCGTTGCCGATGAAAACATCCCTCTTGCCGCTGAGCTTTTTTCCTCTTTTGGTGAGGTGATTAAGGTAGCCGGGCGTGATGTCACAGCGGCTCAGGTTGCTGATGCCGACATGCTGATTGTGCGCTCAGTTACGCCGGTGAATCAGGCGTTGCTGGAGGGTAGTCAGGTGAAGTTTGTTGGTACCTGTACCATAGGTACGGACCATGTCGATCTTGAATACCTGCGTCAACAGGGTATTGGTTTCAGTAATGCGCCTGGCTGTAATGCCACGTCTGTCGTCGAATACGTGCTGTCTTGTTTTGCACAATTATGGCAGCGCCATGGCATTGAATTTTTAAGCAGGCGTATCGGTATTATTGGCCTGGGGATGGTTGGTGGCAGCCTATACCGTCGCCTACAAGCGATGGGGGTGGATTGTGTGGGTTATGACCCTCTGATTCCTCAAGATCGCTTTGATAATATGGGCAGTCTGACCGAGGTACTGGCCTGCGATATTGTCTGTCTGCATACGCCTCTCACGACGACGGGTGATTATCCTAGTTATCATATGATTGGCGAAAGTGAACTGAAGTTACTGAACAAGGGGGCGGTGTTACTCAATGCGGGGCGGGGCGGTGTGATCGATAATAAGGCGCTATTAGCTCACCTACAGCACCAGCGAGATTTGCACGTTATTTTAGATGTGTTTGAAGGCGAACCGTCGATCGATTTAAGACTATTCCCTTATCTGGAGGTCGCCACACCGCATATTGCCGGTTACAGTTTTGACGGCAAGGTGACCGGGACGAGTATGATTTTTGAGGCAGCTTGTCGGCATTTTAGTTGTGATGAAGGGAAAGGGGCGGAGGGGTTGATCGGGGCGGCGTCACTGAGTCATCAGGCACAGTCAGTACTTGCTTGCTCGGAAGGGTTGTATGCGGCTATCTATGCCTTAACACAGGGGGTGTACCCGGTGCTGGAGGATGATCGACGTTGTCGTGAGGCATTGCTGGCCGCTGAGCGACGAGGTGAGGTGGCGGTGGCATTTGACGGCTTGCGTAAGAACTATCCCGAGCGACGACAATGGCGAGGCTTAGCTGTTGAGACGCCAGAGGCCTTGACGGCGGCAGAGCGGCACGTCTTTGCCGCCTTAGGTGTCTCGCTGGCCGGAGAGGCGACAGGTGTTTCTCAGTGA
- the pqqC gene encoding pyrroloquinoline-quinone synthase PqqC, translated as MSDLIALNHLPTPPSEGWSREEFECQLRSLEGLYHIHHPFHVRMNSGGCSRQEVQGWVANRYYYQINIPLKDANVIANTPDIAVRQQWLQRLLDHDGRPGAEGGIEAWITLGEAVGLTREEVVSEQHVLPGVRFAVDAYVNFARNSCWQEAVCSSLTELFAPTIHQKRLDSWPVVYPWIDAQGYGYFQKRLSEARRDVEHGLAVTLAYFDTAERQQRAMTIVKFKLDILWSLLDAMTMAYEYERAPYHSC; from the coding sequence ATGTCTGATCTTATCGCGTTAAATCATTTGCCGACGCCACCATCTGAAGGCTGGTCGCGGGAGGAGTTTGAGTGTCAGCTTCGTTCATTGGAGGGGTTGTATCATATTCACCACCCTTTTCATGTCAGGATGAATAGCGGAGGCTGTAGCCGGCAAGAGGTGCAAGGCTGGGTAGCCAACCGTTATTACTATCAGATCAATATCCCGCTGAAAGACGCCAATGTTATTGCTAACACGCCGGATATAGCTGTTCGCCAGCAATGGCTGCAGCGCCTTCTTGATCACGATGGTCGGCCGGGCGCGGAGGGAGGGATTGAGGCTTGGATCACCCTTGGTGAAGCGGTAGGGTTGACTCGAGAAGAGGTTGTTAGCGAGCAGCACGTGCTGCCGGGAGTTCGTTTTGCTGTTGATGCCTACGTTAACTTTGCACGAAATAGTTGTTGGCAGGAGGCGGTGTGTTCATCGCTGACAGAGTTGTTTGCTCCGACGATTCATCAGAAACGCCTAGATAGCTGGCCTGTAGTCTACCCTTGGATTGATGCGCAGGGTTACGGTTATTTTCAGAAGCGCTTATCAGAGGCGAGGCGGGATGTTGAGCATGGCCTGGCAGTGACTTTGGCGTATTTTGATACTGCTGAGCGACAACAGCGAGCTATGACTATCGTTAAGTTTAAGCTAGATATTTTATGGTCACTGCTGGATGCGATGACAATGGCTTATGAGTATGAGCGAGCTCCCTATCACAGTTGTTAA
- a CDS encoding PA1571 family protein — MGTDNKTNISSSSQRHSRRDDNVNDKRNNEHDQSRQQKTSFAKKEYPLLDEKYLHHAAIIDEQGNEVEITAQMIDTACNQLIASVPPKKLSSRLRRLLQGYLNRRRIAH; from the coding sequence ATGGGAACTGATAACAAAACGAATATCTCCTCAAGCTCCCAACGTCATAGTCGTCGTGATGACAATGTTAATGACAAGCGTAATAACGAACACGACCAAAGTAGACAGCAGAAGACGAGCTTTGCAAAGAAGGAATACCCCTTACTCGACGAAAAATACCTGCACCATGCCGCGATCATCGACGAACAAGGCAACGAAGTTGAAATTACTGCACAGATGATCGACACTGCTTGCAATCAATTAATTGCCTCCGTCCCGCCCAAAAAACTTAGCTCTCGTCTACGCAGGCTATTGCAAGGTTACCTCAACCGCCGTCGTATCGCTCACTGA
- a CDS encoding elongation factor P hydroxylase, which translates to MTVDLDKPTGLPQADVTGRHNYPKLIELFNACFAERDYRDGSNTRLICGQGEPIYYPAGMPEEDSGHDYHRIIFAHGFFASALHELAHWCVAGQERRCLVDFGYWYIPDGRTAAQQQAFERVEGRTQAIEWLLASACDYRFCVSVDNLTGEAGDSQGFKALVYQYLQGYLQAGVNERTQCLINAFSTHFGVKEPMAAERFQLDQLS; encoded by the coding sequence ATGACTGTTGATCTAGATAAGCCTACGGGGTTGCCGCAGGCCGATGTGACAGGGCGACATAACTACCCGAAGCTCATTGAGTTGTTTAATGCTTGTTTTGCTGAGAGAGATTATCGTGATGGCAGCAATACGCGACTCATCTGTGGGCAGGGTGAGCCAATTTATTATCCAGCTGGCATGCCTGAGGAAGACAGTGGTCACGATTATCATCGCATCATCTTTGCCCATGGCTTCTTTGCTAGTGCGTTGCATGAGTTAGCGCATTGGTGTGTCGCGGGGCAGGAGCGGCGTTGTCTAGTAGATTTTGGCTATTGGTATATACCCGACGGTCGCACAGCGGCACAACAACAGGCTTTTGAGCGTGTCGAGGGACGTACCCAGGCAATAGAGTGGTTATTGGCGAGTGCCTGTGACTATCGCTTTTGTGTTTCAGTTGATAACTTGACTGGCGAGGCGGGTGATAGCCAGGGATTTAAAGCGTTGGTCTACCAGTATCTGCAAGGTTATTTGCAAGCGGGAGTCAATGAGCGAACACAGTGTCTAATCAACGCCTTTTCTACTCACTTTGGTGTCAAAGAGCCCATGGCCGCTGAGCGCTTTCAGCTCGACCAGCTGAGCTAA
- a CDS encoding VacB/RNase II family 3'-5' exoribonuclease produces MLDNNIMSQLGQLKAELKANKATFTATVKGTRQRFGFAILEDGREIFLPPDEMDKVFAGDSIKVSLNKDKQDKEFAEVDELIHSELNTFHGSIVKRGKTLFVNPDINGFSRLIYIPPSEHKKVQAGSYVVAKINRHPIKSGKAQASVVELIGHADDRGIEHAYITAKYRLTPAISEDVRAEVNAIDQSTIDDLALQRQDLRDTPFVTIDATMTEDMDDAVFAQPSEQGWKLQVAIADPSAFVTPGSALDTLAQKTMISSYLPGGLAPMLPSELTNNLCSLRPDEDRLALVLTLDVSLSGEVVGQDFTLAVVRSHAKLSYQNVGHYLEQAHHTLTEQQQELIDNLRNATQAIHHWRQQQCLIMPERSDFRFQLNDDGRIESIYEVKRNDAHRLIEECMLAANLATARYLDLHQIESLHINHLGFKEEKLGDVEKLLSEELGYEVKELHELDNYKNIIRKLDDLEHELPLRPILNRSLQRSEVSRQPGAHFGLGFDHYATFTSPIRKYTDLINHRAIKAHLSGKVAASISNELLEQLSVALKGSRQASNEIERWLCCQYMQAHQGKEFTGVISHTTSSGFNVRLDENGIVGFVSLRSKEKAKRMSLDQTRWILSNAENRFLLEQAVTIKVSNVDTETRNIEFELVPTKAAPST; encoded by the coding sequence ATGCTCGACAACAACATCATGTCTCAATTGGGACAGCTCAAGGCTGAACTAAAAGCTAATAAAGCCACATTTACAGCTACGGTCAAGGGCACGAGGCAGCGCTTCGGCTTCGCCATACTTGAGGATGGTCGTGAAATTTTCCTCCCCCCCGATGAAATGGACAAGGTTTTTGCTGGCGACAGCATAAAAGTCAGCCTCAATAAGGACAAACAAGATAAGGAATTTGCCGAAGTCGACGAGTTGATCCACTCTGAGCTCAACACTTTTCATGGCTCAATCGTCAAACGCGGCAAAACACTGTTCGTTAACCCTGATATCAACGGGTTCTCAAGGCTTATCTACATTCCCCCTTCAGAGCACAAAAAGGTACAGGCCGGTAGCTACGTCGTCGCCAAAATTAATCGCCACCCCATCAAGTCGGGTAAGGCACAAGCCAGTGTTGTTGAGCTTATTGGTCATGCCGACGACCGAGGTATCGAGCACGCCTACATCACCGCCAAATATCGCCTAACACCCGCAATCAGCGAAGACGTACGCGCTGAGGTCAACGCAATCGACCAAAGCACTATCGATGACCTCGCGTTACAACGGCAGGATCTACGTGACACTCCTTTCGTCACTATCGACGCCACCATGACAGAAGATATGGACGATGCTGTTTTTGCTCAGCCATCCGAGCAAGGCTGGAAGCTACAAGTCGCTATCGCCGACCCCAGCGCATTCGTCACCCCAGGCTCGGCACTCGACACTCTAGCCCAAAAAACAATGATATCGAGCTACCTACCCGGTGGGCTCGCACCGATGCTACCCAGTGAGCTCACCAACAACCTCTGCTCATTACGCCCTGACGAAGATCGGCTAGCACTGGTTCTAACCCTTGATGTCAGCCTCAGTGGTGAGGTTGTCGGGCAAGACTTTACGCTGGCCGTGGTACGCTCCCACGCCAAATTAAGCTACCAAAATGTCGGTCATTATCTCGAACAGGCTCACCATACACTAACGGAGCAACAGCAAGAGCTCATCGACAACCTAAGGAACGCTACACAAGCTATCCATCATTGGCGACAACAGCAGTGTCTCATCATGCCTGAGCGCAGTGACTTCCGCTTTCAGCTAAATGACGACGGCAGAATAGAAAGCATCTACGAAGTGAAGCGAAATGACGCCCACCGCCTCATCGAGGAATGCATGTTAGCCGCCAACCTCGCAACCGCCCGCTACCTCGATCTCCATCAGATCGAAAGCTTACATATCAATCACCTAGGTTTTAAGGAAGAAAAGCTTGGCGACGTAGAGAAACTCCTTAGCGAAGAGCTTGGCTACGAAGTAAAAGAGCTACACGAGCTTGATAATTACAAGAATATCATCCGTAAACTAGATGACCTCGAGCACGAGCTCCCCCTACGCCCTATCCTCAACCGTAGCTTGCAGCGATCAGAGGTCAGTCGCCAACCTGGGGCACACTTCGGCCTTGGTTTCGACCACTACGCAACGTTTACTTCGCCGATTCGAAAATATACCGACCTAATTAACCACCGCGCGATCAAGGCACACCTTAGCGGCAAGGTAGCAGCCTCTATCAGCAATGAGCTTCTTGAGCAGCTCAGCGTAGCCCTCAAAGGCAGCCGCCAGGCCAGTAACGAAATTGAACGTTGGTTATGTTGCCAATACATGCAAGCACATCAGGGTAAAGAGTTTACCGGTGTCATCAGCCATACTACCAGCAGCGGATTCAATGTACGGCTCGATGAGAATGGCATCGTTGGTTTTGTCAGCCTACGCAGTAAAGAAAAAGCTAAGCGTATGAGCCTAGACCAAACACGCTGGATATTAAGTAATGCCGAAAATCGCTTTCTACTCGAGCAAGCAGTTACGATCAAGGTATCCAACGTCGATACTGAGACCAGAAACATCGAGTTTGAGCTTGTTCCAACTAAAGCCGCTCCGTCTACTTAA
- a CDS encoding patatin-like phospholipase family protein, protein MRCFIGTLIMLCSFSLYAAPSESTQNTKSNKRLTTGLVLSGGGARGIAHVGVIKALEEMGIKVDAVVGTSAGSIIGALYASGMTADELADTVEHIDWKGGFTDSSDRSEMPMRRKQEDYKLLLDYHISVKDGEVKLPRGAVQGQHLNLMLKELFQHVENIEDFDQLPIPYRAVASDIVTGDRYVFNHGSLSTATRASMAIPGVYSPVEFDGHVLVDGGIASNLPVEVAQAMNVDRLIVVDISTPLKKKDEIDSFFAVSDQVLTILTQKNTAASIASMGKGDILIQPKLEEVSTFSFDQIELAFKRGYEATMALQPQLSQWAEPEAIDHGFVITQDAPRIDFIEVDNNSAISDKLIRARLDQNVGEAFDRDLLMENIANIYSLDYFRLIDYQLVKKGDQTGLKIITKERKWGANYIRIGGNFADDVNGKSEYNLGISYRLKGINKLGAEAYVFGQIGNKMAFETNFYQPLDYSSNFYVEPYFKYRGKHIIREFDVLNLEGGRSVDGFATDDGKEQDWWVKRGTFGFDLGSTLLNSIDMRVGVFTASGGFKPDGDVFSEDTYHFNEGGYRVQTSYDSMDNVSFPSKGFWFNFVGEDNKESMGSDDEFKHIIARLGGAYSLGDHTLSAELGTEQYRSADLEPQYMATLGGFRRLSGYSSDALAGAYSAMGRIQYRYRLTDRSMLPVDFPAYFGATFEAGNVWDQRSMMSTDDLIHAGSIYLALDSPIGAMYFAYGRAEGSQSAFYLSIGESY, encoded by the coding sequence ATGCGTTGTTTTATTGGCACCTTGATAATGTTGTGCAGTTTTTCGCTTTACGCGGCACCGAGTGAGTCGACGCAAAATACAAAGAGTAATAAGCGCCTTACCACAGGCTTGGTCCTCAGTGGTGGAGGTGCTCGCGGCATCGCTCATGTTGGTGTGATCAAGGCCCTAGAAGAAATGGGTATTAAGGTTGATGCTGTAGTCGGCACCAGTGCTGGCTCAATTATTGGCGCGCTCTATGCTTCGGGTATGACGGCGGATGAGTTGGCTGATACTGTTGAGCATATCGACTGGAAAGGCGGCTTTACTGACTCTTCTGATCGTTCGGAAATGCCGATGCGACGTAAGCAAGAAGACTATAAGTTGTTGTTAGATTACCACATCAGCGTCAAAGATGGTGAGGTGAAGCTACCTCGAGGCGCTGTGCAGGGGCAGCACTTAAATCTAATGCTGAAAGAACTGTTTCAGCATGTAGAAAATATTGAAGATTTCGATCAGTTACCGATTCCGTATCGTGCCGTCGCTTCAGATATCGTCACTGGCGATCGCTATGTGTTTAATCATGGTAGTTTGTCGACGGCGACACGTGCCAGTATGGCGATCCCAGGCGTTTACTCTCCCGTTGAATTTGACGGCCACGTGCTTGTTGATGGTGGTATTGCCTCGAATTTACCTGTCGAAGTGGCACAGGCAATGAATGTTGATCGCTTAATTGTGGTCGACATATCAACCCCGCTGAAGAAAAAAGATGAAATTGATAGTTTTTTTGCTGTATCGGATCAAGTACTGACAATTTTGACGCAAAAGAATACTGCCGCCTCAATAGCTAGTATGGGTAAGGGGGATATTTTAATTCAACCTAAGCTCGAGGAAGTGAGTACGTTTTCCTTCGATCAGATTGAGTTGGCCTTTAAAAGGGGCTATGAGGCGACGATGGCGCTGCAACCACAGTTGTCTCAGTGGGCAGAGCCTGAGGCGATCGATCACGGATTTGTGATTACTCAGGATGCACCAAGAATAGATTTTATTGAGGTAGATAACAACTCGGCAATTAGCGATAAATTGATACGTGCTCGCTTAGATCAGAATGTTGGAGAGGCGTTCGATCGAGATTTGTTAATGGAGAATATCGCCAATATTTATAGCTTGGATTACTTCCGGCTAATCGATTACCAGCTGGTTAAAAAAGGTGATCAAACAGGTTTGAAGATAATTACGAAAGAACGAAAGTGGGGGGCAAACTATATTCGTATAGGGGGGAACTTCGCTGACGATGTTAACGGTAAGAGTGAATATAATCTTGGTATTAGCTATCGTTTGAAGGGGATTAATAAGTTGGGGGCAGAGGCATATGTCTTTGGTCAAATCGGTAACAAGATGGCCTTTGAAACTAATTTTTATCAGCCTTTAGATTACAGCTCAAACTTCTATGTTGAGCCCTATTTTAAGTATCGAGGAAAGCATATTATCAGAGAGTTTGATGTGCTTAACCTTGAGGGGGGCAGATCTGTAGATGGCTTTGCGACAGACGATGGGAAGGAGCAGGATTGGTGGGTGAAGCGAGGAACGTTTGGCTTCGACCTAGGCAGCACCTTACTTAACTCGATTGATATGCGTGTCGGTGTGTTTACTGCCTCCGGTGGGTTTAAGCCTGATGGCGATGTTTTTTCAGAGGATACCTATCATTTCAATGAAGGGGGGTATCGTGTACAGACGAGCTACGACAGTATGGATAATGTTAGCTTCCCTAGCAAAGGCTTCTGGTTTAACTTTGTCGGAGAGGATAATAAAGAGAGTATGGGTAGTGATGATGAGTTCAAGCATATCATCGCTCGCCTAGGTGGTGCTTATAGTTTAGGTGACCATACCCTGTCGGCTGAGCTCGGTACTGAACAATACCGTAGCGCTGATTTGGAGCCGCAATATATGGCGACTCTAGGTGGCTTTCGCCGCTTGTCAGGTTATTCCAGTGATGCTTTGGCTGGGGCTTACAGTGCGATGGGACGAATACAGTACCGTTATCGCCTCACAGATCGTTCGATGTTGCCCGTCGACTTTCCGGCCTATTTTGGCGCGACCTTTGAAGCAGGTAATGTCTGGGACCAGCGTTCGATGATGTCTACCGATGATTTGATTCACGCCGGTAGCATCTATCTAGCGCTGGATAGCCCCATCGGAGCTATGTATTTTGCTTATGGTAGGGCTGAAGGCAGCCAAAGCGCCTTCTATCTGAGTATTGGTGAGAGTTACTAG
- the smrA gene encoding DNA endonuclease SmrA, with product MSDDFNDFLQQMGDVEPYKGQQRADLKRVAKATPGTERRRMAAVSCEQADDNFLTSSHVPEVGPFDVLEFQREGVQHGVFKKLRRGRYEIEATVDLHNMTVEQARVEVFDFIRQCLTYELRTVLITHGKGDRNLDNPGIIKSCTALWLKQIDEVIAYHSAEPRHGGVGSVYVMLKKSRAGKDKTREEFEGL from the coding sequence ATGAGCGATGATTTCAATGATTTCCTGCAACAGATGGGAGATGTCGAGCCGTACAAGGGGCAGCAGCGAGCAGACTTGAAAAGGGTGGCGAAGGCTACACCAGGGACTGAACGCCGACGTATGGCTGCGGTGAGCTGTGAGCAGGCAGATGATAACTTTTTAACCAGTAGCCATGTGCCGGAGGTCGGTCCTTTTGATGTCCTTGAGTTTCAGCGTGAGGGCGTGCAACATGGTGTTTTTAAGAAGTTACGTCGTGGCCGTTATGAGATAGAGGCGACGGTTGACTTGCATAATATGACGGTTGAGCAGGCCAGAGTAGAGGTGTTCGACTTTATTCGTCAGTGTTTAACTTATGAGTTGCGTACTGTGTTAATTACTCACGGTAAGGGTGACCGTAATTTGGACAACCCTGGGATTATCAAAAGCTGTACGGCGTTATGGTTGAAGCAAATCGATGAGGTTATCGCCTATCACAGTGCAGAGCCTCGCCATGGTGGCGTAGGTTCTGTCTACGTCATGTTGAAGAAGAGCCGTGCGGGAAAAGACAAGACTCGAGAAGAGTTTGAGGGTTTATAA
- a CDS encoding gamma-glutamylcyclotransferase family protein — protein sequence MTCYYFAYGSNMNVERMRERGLTVVSSQLGKISDCELLFDKAAHNDPGASYANIGYRQGGIVEGVLHELVDVSNIALLDHFEGTPIRYSRECYPVETVGGTMIAAWVYVANPGHRQAGLRPRRWYLEHLLCGESYLTPSYFAKLTKTRCIDEVV from the coding sequence ATGACGTGTTATTACTTTGCTTATGGCTCGAACATGAATGTTGAGCGTATGCGTGAGCGTGGATTGACGGTAGTGTCTAGCCAGCTGGGTAAGATATCTGATTGTGAGTTGTTATTCGATAAGGCGGCTCATAACGACCCTGGTGCAAGTTATGCCAACATAGGCTATCGCCAAGGTGGAATCGTGGAGGGGGTGTTGCACGAGTTAGTGGATGTATCGAATATAGCCTTACTCGATCATTTCGAGGGAACCCCCATTCGTTATAGCCGAGAATGCTACCCTGTCGAAACAGTGGGTGGAACGATGATTGCGGCTTGGGTGTATGTCGCCAATCCAGGCCATCGACAAGCTGGTTTGCGGCCGAGGCGTTGGTACCTGGAGCACCTACTGTGTGGGGAGAGTTACCTGACCCCGAGCTATTTTGCCAAGCTAACGAAAACACGTTGCATTGATGAGGTCGTGTAA